From a region of the Bacteroidota bacterium genome:
- a CDS encoding DUF1987 domain-containing protein has product MQKLVLEGTDNTPKVIFDPENNIFEISGSSHPENPAKFYNPLLNWIDEYAKAPNKVTELSFKLDYFNSSTAKYILNILWGFEKTAKEGVNKVIFHWYYQEEDVDAFASGERYAQLTTSEFRLVKH; this is encoded by the coding sequence ATGCAGAAATTAGTTTTAGAAGGAACAGACAATACACCTAAGGTTATTTTTGACCCGGAAAATAATATTTTTGAAATTTCGGGTTCATCGCATCCTGAAAATCCCGCTAAATTTTACAACCCTCTTTTGAATTGGATAGATGAGTATGCGAAAGCGCCGAATAAAGTAACTGAGCTTTCATTTAAACTTGATTATTTTAACTCATCAACAGCAAAATACATATTGAATATATTGTGGGGGTTTGAAAAAACTGCAAAAGAAGGTGTAAACAAAGTCATTTTTCATTGGTATTATCAGGAAGAAGATGTTGATGCCTTTGCTTCTGGCGAACGATATGCCCAGCTCACCACTTCCGAATTTCGTTTAGTTAAACATTAA
- the rnr gene encoding ribonuclease R, translated as MSRKSKNKPGKNVYLFEKVLAVLKKAPGKLFNYKQVASILGISDESQRQLVNVMLSELLQKGLIEEADRGKYKIKGAARRYVTGKVDMTMSGSAYVISDELENDIYIAPKYTKGYLQGDIVKVLLFPDRKSGKHEGEIVEIVKRARDEYVGTIQISERFAFLVPSSNKNGTDIYVPLNKLKGAKNGQKVIVKITEWPKNAVNPIGEVIDVLGNAGENNTEMHAILAEYGLPYEFPKEVEKVADYIPTEITAAEIAKRKDFRNVTTFTIDPFDAKDFDDALSIQKLKNGNWEIGIHIADVSHYVKEKSIIDNEASSRATSVYLVDRVVPMLPEILSNNVCSLRPNEDKLCFSAVFEMNEQAQVEAQWFGRTVIHSDRRYTYEEAQALLEDGNAKKASGIEINGGKEADFQQELMVLDKLSKTLRADRMRKGSIAFEKSEVKFHLDEVGNPTGVYFKQMKDSNQLIEDFMLLANRRVAAFVGARGEGRGTRYEGKNNQQPTTNNQQLPFVYRIHDKPNEEKLSDLGGFVGKFGYKINLKNEKSTVDSLNKLLKDVEGKSEANVISMLTIRTMAKAVYSTKNIGHYGLGFEFYTHFTSPIRRYPDVMVHRLLQHYLDGGKPVDADALELECKHSSDMEKLAADAERSSIKYKQVQFLQDRVGEEFDGMISGVTEWGIFVELNENHCEGMVRIRDIKGDMYYFDEENYCLVGRRTKQTLRLGDPLRIEIKGANLIKKQLDFAIVEQLPKKAVQPKQEQRTKDIKEERPQKGKGNKFKDEWGFEV; from the coding sequence ATGTCAAGAAAATCAAAAAATAAACCGGGAAAGAACGTGTACTTGTTCGAAAAAGTATTAGCAGTGCTGAAAAAAGCGCCCGGTAAATTATTTAACTATAAACAAGTGGCATCAATACTTGGTATTTCAGATGAAAGCCAGCGCCAACTTGTAAATGTAATGCTCTCCGAACTTTTACAAAAGGGACTGATAGAAGAAGCCGACCGCGGAAAGTATAAGATCAAAGGCGCCGCCCGCCGCTATGTCACAGGAAAAGTGGACATGACCATGTCGGGCTCCGCTTATGTGATATCGGATGAGTTGGAGAATGATATTTACATTGCTCCCAAATACACCAAAGGTTATTTGCAGGGCGATATAGTAAAAGTATTACTGTTCCCTGATCGAAAAAGCGGCAAGCACGAAGGAGAAATTGTAGAAATTGTAAAACGTGCACGTGATGAATATGTAGGTACCATACAGATTTCGGAACGTTTCGCGTTTTTAGTCCCAAGCAGTAATAAAAACGGAACAGATATTTACGTGCCGCTCAATAAATTAAAGGGCGCGAAAAACGGACAAAAAGTAATTGTAAAAATTACAGAGTGGCCAAAGAATGCAGTTAATCCGATTGGTGAAGTAATTGATGTTTTGGGAAATGCGGGCGAGAACAATACCGAGATGCACGCTATACTCGCTGAATACGGCTTACCGTACGAGTTCCCGAAAGAAGTGGAAAAGGTAGCGGATTATATTCCAACCGAAATAACGGCCGCTGAAATAGCCAAACGAAAAGATTTCAGGAACGTCACAACATTTACCATCGACCCGTTTGACGCGAAAGATTTCGATGACGCTCTTTCCATTCAAAAATTAAAAAACGGAAATTGGGAAATAGGAATTCACATTGCCGATGTATCACATTATGTAAAAGAAAAATCGATAATCGATAATGAAGCCTCATCACGTGCCACATCGGTTTATCTTGTGGATCGTGTGGTGCCTATGTTACCCGAAATTTTGTCGAACAATGTTTGTTCACTGCGGCCCAATGAAGACAAGCTTTGTTTCTCGGCTGTATTCGAAATGAACGAACAGGCACAGGTTGAAGCGCAATGGTTTGGCCGTACTGTTATCCATTCCGACAGGCGCTATACTTACGAAGAAGCGCAGGCTTTGTTGGAAGACGGGAACGCGAAAAAGGCAAGCGGCATAGAAATTAATGGAGGAAAAGAGGCCGACTTTCAACAGGAATTAATGGTGCTGGATAAATTATCGAAAACACTTCGTGCCGACCGTATGCGTAAAGGAAGTATAGCTTTTGAAAAAAGTGAAGTGAAATTTCATTTAGATGAAGTGGGCAACCCTACAGGCGTTTACTTTAAGCAAATGAAAGATTCGAACCAGTTGATCGAAGATTTTATGTTGCTGGCGAATAGAAGAGTGGCGGCGTTTGTTGGAGCGAGGGGCGAGGGACGAGGGACGAGATACGAGGGAAAAAACAACCAACAACCAACAACCAATAACCAACAACTACCTTTTGTTTACCGCATACATGACAAGCCTAACGAAGAAAAGCTGAGTGACCTCGGCGGCTTTGTTGGAAAATTCGGATATAAAATAAATCTGAAAAACGAAAAATCAACGGTTGACTCGCTGAATAAGTTATTGAAAGATGTGGAAGGAAAGAGTGAAGCAAATGTTATTTCTATGTTGACCATACGTACAATGGCGAAAGCTGTCTACTCTACAAAAAATATAGGGCACTATGGTTTAGGCTTTGAGTTTTATACACACTTTACTTCGCCCATCAGGCGATACCCGGATGTGATGGTACATCGTTTATTGCAGCATTACCTGGATGGAGGAAAACCCGTTGACGCCGACGCGCTTGAACTGGAATGTAAACATTCGTCAGATATGGAGAAGCTTGCAGCCGATGCCGAGCGTTCATCCATCAAATACAAACAAGTACAATTTTTACAGGACAGAGTAGGGGAGGAGTTCGACGGAATGATCTCCGGCGTTACGGAGTGGGGCATATTTGTTGAGCTTAACGAAAACCATTGCGAAGGTATGGTGCGCATACGCGATATAAAAGGCGATATGTATTATTTTGACGAAGAAAATTATTGTCTCGTTGGCCGCAGAACCAAACAGACTCTTCGCCTCGGCGACCCTTTGCGTATTGAAATAAAAGGCGCCAACCTGATTAAAAAGCAATTGGATTTTGCTATAGTTGAGCAATTGCCTAAAAAAGCTGTCCAACCCAAACAGGAACAAAGAACTAAAGACATAAAAGAGGAGCGCCCGCAAAAAGGGAAAGGCAATAAATTTAAGGATGAGTGGGGGTTTGAGGTGTGA